A part of Bartonella quintana genomic DNA contains:
- a CDS encoding autotransporter assembly complex protein TamA, with product MVYQTGVLLKSGTIRSVLMGLCLTFTFPQPLAAFEFFGIPFFGQKKINSSSNDSGTEKFYKVDVIASPGASAEGVKIVKAVSSLVADQDKALPSSSGLLAKARSDYRAILSALYADGRYGGVISIRINGLEAADLSPVTQLPAQSHIVITIDAGPRYIFSVAGIDKVAPFLKDKTNRMPTIEELGYKVGAVAKSETVLKAERWAIEGWRRQGYAKAKIVKSEVIADHAARLVDAQIAVDSGREAYYGPLSVRNVSKRPRVDSAYIAWMTGLKPGQKYDSDGLAKANERLARLNVFRAVNIREAETINPDSSLPVTLVLQERKPRRFGVGVSYSTLDGAGFETYWMHNNLFGHAERLKIETKISGVCSNKERSYNFKNFDYLFGGTFIKPGIFTPDTNFGAELKIQQDVLDNYTTKAIRAKLGITHIFNSNLSGQTAVEGSNGYSSDIYFGSRNFTTIGLPSGLIYDSRDNKLNAKRGWYGEAIVEPFYEMRFNNFVTKMAVEGRSYWALDEKDHFVFAARAKFGTIIGSDTAHLPSDTLFFAGGGGSVRGYAYRNIGIKTENNAVVGGRALVEGSAELRLSLNDKIGFVSFLDGGLVGEKARFDFSQKMKWGAGLGGRYMTGLGPLRIDLAFPLKREKGDPRVGFYVGIGQAF from the coding sequence ATGGTATATCAGACAGGAGTTTTGTTAAAATCAGGGACCATACGCAGTGTATTGATGGGTCTATGCTTAACCTTTACTTTTCCGCAGCCACTTGCAGCATTTGAGTTTTTCGGTATTCCTTTTTTTGGTCAAAAAAAAATAAATTCCTCTTCTAATGATAGTGGTACAGAGAAATTTTATAAAGTTGATGTCATCGCATCACCGGGTGCGTCGGCAGAAGGTGTTAAAATAGTGAAGGCTGTGTCTTCTCTTGTTGCTGATCAAGATAAAGCCCTACCGAGTTCTTCTGGTTTGTTGGCTAAAGCCCGGTCAGATTATCGGGCAATTCTTTCTGCTCTTTATGCTGACGGACGCTATGGTGGTGTTATTAGTATTCGGATTAATGGTTTAGAAGCCGCTGATTTGAGTCCTGTGACTCAGCTCCCTGCACAATCCCATATTGTGATTACGATTGATGCTGGTCCACGATATATTTTTAGTGTCGCAGGTATCGATAAAGTTGCTCCATTCTTAAAAGATAAAACCAATAGAATGCCTACAATTGAAGAATTGGGCTATAAAGTTGGGGCTGTTGCCAAATCTGAAACCGTTCTTAAAGCAGAAAGATGGGCGATTGAAGGATGGCGTCGACAAGGGTATGCTAAAGCTAAAATTGTTAAGAGTGAAGTCATTGCTGACCATGCTGCACGTCTCGTTGATGCGCAGATAGCGGTTGATTCTGGACGGGAAGCTTATTACGGTCCTTTAAGTGTGCGTAATGTTAGCAAGAGGCCACGCGTAGATTCAGCGTATATCGCATGGATGACAGGCTTAAAGCCAGGTCAGAAATACGATTCTGATGGATTAGCCAAAGCTAATGAACGACTTGCGCGACTTAATGTTTTTCGTGCTGTGAATATACGTGAGGCTGAGACGATTAATCCTGATAGTAGTTTACCGGTTACGCTTGTTTTACAAGAACGTAAACCACGTCGTTTTGGCGTAGGTGTTAGCTATTCAACATTAGACGGTGCCGGTTTTGAAACTTATTGGATGCATAACAATCTTTTTGGCCACGCGGAGCGCCTTAAAATCGAGACGAAAATAAGTGGTGTTTGCAGCAATAAGGAACGATCATATAATTTTAAAAATTTTGATTACCTTTTTGGTGGTACATTCATAAAGCCTGGTATATTCACTCCTGATACAAACTTTGGGGCAGAGCTGAAAATACAGCAAGATGTTTTAGACAATTATACAACAAAAGCTATCAGAGCAAAGTTGGGTATTACGCATATCTTTAATAGTAATCTATCGGGACAGACTGCTGTAGAAGGTTCTAATGGTTATTCAAGCGATATCTATTTTGGAAGCCGTAATTTTACAACAATTGGGTTACCAAGTGGTTTGATTTACGATAGCCGTGATAATAAGTTGAATGCGAAAAGAGGCTGGTACGGCGAAGCAATTGTTGAACCTTTTTATGAAATGCGCTTTAACAATTTTGTGACAAAAATGGCTGTAGAAGGTCGTTCTTATTGGGCGCTAGATGAAAAGGATCATTTTGTTTTTGCAGCGCGAGCAAAATTTGGTACAATTATTGGGAGCGATACAGCACATTTACCTTCTGATACGCTTTTTTTTGCTGGTGGTGGTGGATCTGTTCGCGGTTATGCGTATCGCAATATTGGTATCAAAACAGAAAATAATGCTGTTGTTGGTGGGCGGGCGCTTGTTGAGGGCTCGGCAGAATTACGTCTTTCTTTAAATGATAAGATAGGATTTGTCAGTTTTCTTGATGGAGGTCTTGTAGGGGAAAAAGCACGTTTTGATTTTTCTCAAAAAATGAAATGGGGAGCTGGTCTTGGAGGGCGCTATATGACAGGGCTTGGTCCTTTACGCATTGATTTAGCCTTTCCTCTTAAGCGGGAAAAAGGTGATCCTCGTGTTGGTTTTTATGTGGGTATAGGGCAAGCATTTTAA
- a CDS encoding translocation/assembly module TamB domain-containing protein codes for MEKSVRLSAFLFGLFFLLVSAFIFAQRSNTPSSQAAGDNRSWFVSLIERKLSAPNRQVRLHNIRGTLSSQMSIDAITVSDKKGVWLKITNAKMDWNRLALLRGRMDVNQLSVEQITFLRKPQGSSLVSSIEAGKFSLPKLPLAISISTLTAKHVAFEQNLFGLSANVSLKGHLTLTHGDFDVDIVAHRLDARGSFSVLTKISNNDRTAKINVSADEPQNGILANVLNIEKRPGLNLAIKGDGTFDDLVVRLYLEADHHPILDGNVILASISEGHNFSTKLVGTLGLLMPPQYRSFFESDVTLEAKARITREGVTHLDHMVIQGKAMNIMANAQITEDGFLRRLFIDGKMALDKENGSVHLPVSEASMRANNLALTIDYGREGQQSWKGRFVIHHLSNQNIHIRDAVFDMGGMSENLDDVASRHVGIQVNGTLQGVIKTKGASEESLSQTVHMHLDTDIVSRKPILIHDFSITAQGFSAWLKGKVDHFVFKGNLSLKAQTLALLGLFSEQPLSGSADLKAKGTIGLMSGIFDLELSGIADNMKVGVQPFDRLFKGNLTLSGGAAWNTTDLVLRRFDLKNQYANLKADGYFSSESAKMDLYAQISDLARLDPKMNGALTIQSTARGHNNLIKLSTRAHVVEAFLVGKKLQNTTLTIKTLMDNTSPVPSLTGSVKGEGTFAKKPLYLAASFKRSNQIRKLENIDIRGGNAKITGDLSQTFGGFVKGALHIDADDISIFSALFLQDGKGKVKGDFVFYEQDGKQKANVKAHVDHLDFAKNKIKKLAIETHILDPFGTAQFDGFMNAEHVQTPLMVFNRLNVHGNSNNGQTSFTVQAMLPNHTSAQLSGRVMVIELPVGIKQEVQIETMNMKQRNFYAALPKPATIVFDKNGMTINELGVEINEGRIVLAGNVQDTLNLRLTMNALPAALVNLWKSDLGVSGTLTGQIIIGGRFKEPDVTYDIKGEGLTTAAFQEKKIMPFGFSATGKTVDKNLTLNADLMGEGIQAKAEGRVSLDKNKLDFYIDLQNLSARLVNSLIEGQVLEGTMVGKINIGGTVKDPSAHFELSSQSLAVMTHKGLMSINMNARGSYKKSALHIENLVATGDKGLDLSINGPLSLNGSEVKLSVKGTMPLAFVDLLLAKRGAHITGTARIDTVLKGKLFQPQLIGNFSIVDGSFFDSQTNLELNNITLEGKLNGDHILIEKTFASSSNGGSITASGRIFHDLQTDLVVHLDHANYNDGSMIFATLSGKMTMRGHFFGDLVIGGDVIVEKAEVFVSDHFQNAKFLDIKNKNLTKPIQKTLEYADVKNTNQNRNVFQESSSVVLLNMRLTAHNQFFVRGRGLDTELGGRINLTGPLSDVHPVGEFRMIRGRFDILSQHLNFDHGQASFSGNLNPTVYFVTNHNSGDIHVTVTVSGTIDNLDVSFSSQPSLPQDEILARLIFNRSLNELSPFQIAQLAAAAADLAGASNMSLLNALRTKIGLDDLDVIVDEKGNTGLRIGRYIHNNVYLGFEAGSDGTTKGTINLDISRHLKAKGAIGNEKNSSVGIFYEREY; via the coding sequence ATGGAAAAAAGTGTGCGTTTATCAGCTTTCTTATTTGGACTTTTTTTTCTTCTGGTAAGCGCTTTTATTTTTGCGCAGAGAAGTAATACACCTTCTAGCCAAGCAGCAGGAGATAATCGTTCATGGTTTGTCTCCTTAATTGAACGCAAACTTTCAGCGCCTAATCGCCAAGTTCGTTTACATAATATACGTGGGACTCTGTCTTCTCAAATGTCAATTGATGCTATTACCGTTAGTGATAAAAAGGGTGTTTGGCTTAAAATTACCAATGCTAAAATGGATTGGAACCGCCTAGCGTTGCTGAGAGGGCGCATGGATGTTAACCAGCTTTCGGTAGAACAAATTACGTTTTTACGCAAGCCCCAGGGTTCTTCTCTTGTTTCTTCTATTGAGGCGGGAAAGTTTTCTTTACCAAAATTGCCACTTGCCATTTCTATCAGTACGCTTACAGCTAAGCATGTGGCGTTTGAACAAAACCTTTTTGGTCTTTCTGCTAATGTGTCCTTAAAAGGACATCTAACCTTGACTCATGGTGATTTTGATGTTGACATAGTAGCGCATCGTTTAGATGCACGTGGCTCTTTTTCTGTTCTAACCAAGATATCCAATAATGACCGTACAGCTAAAATCAATGTTTCTGCTGATGAACCGCAAAATGGTATTTTGGCAAATGTTTTGAATATTGAAAAACGTCCTGGGTTAAATCTCGCTATTAAAGGTGATGGTACTTTTGATGATTTGGTTGTTAGGCTTTATTTGGAAGCCGATCACCATCCTATTTTAGATGGCAATGTTATTCTTGCAAGTATTTCAGAAGGGCATAATTTTTCTACTAAACTGGTGGGTACACTTGGTCTTTTAATGCCTCCTCAATATCGGAGTTTTTTCGAATCTGATGTAACGCTGGAAGCAAAGGCGAGGATAACAAGAGAAGGTGTAACGCATCTTGATCATATGGTCATTCAAGGCAAAGCAATGAATATTATGGCCAATGCTCAAATAACAGAAGATGGATTTTTACGGCGACTTTTTATTGATGGTAAAATGGCTCTTGATAAGGAAAATGGGTCTGTTCATTTACCAGTATCAGAAGCGTCAATGCGGGCGAATAATCTTGCTTTGACCATTGACTATGGTCGCGAAGGACAGCAATCTTGGAAGGGGCGTTTTGTTATACATCATTTGAGTAATCAAAATATTCATATTCGTGATGCCGTTTTTGATATGGGAGGGATGAGCGAAAATCTTGATGACGTAGCTTCTCGTCATGTCGGTATTCAGGTTAATGGAACACTTCAGGGGGTTATAAAGACTAAGGGTGCGTCGGAAGAAAGTTTAAGCCAAACGGTTCATATGCATCTAGATACGGATATTGTTTCTAGAAAACCAATTTTGATTCATGATTTTAGTATTACGGCTCAGGGTTTTTCTGCTTGGTTAAAAGGAAAAGTGGACCATTTTGTTTTTAAAGGCAATCTTAGTTTAAAAGCACAAACATTAGCTCTTTTAGGTCTATTCAGCGAACAACCACTTTCTGGTAGCGCAGATCTTAAAGCTAAAGGCACTATCGGTTTAATGAGTGGCATTTTTGATCTTGAGTTATCAGGAATTGCCGACAATATGAAAGTAGGTGTGCAACCTTTTGATCGTTTATTCAAAGGAAATCTTACTCTTTCAGGTGGTGCTGCTTGGAATACGACAGATTTAGTTTTGCGTCGTTTTGATTTGAAGAATCAATATGCAAATCTAAAAGCCGATGGCTATTTTTCAAGTGAGAGTGCTAAAATGGATTTATACGCTCAAATATCTGATCTCGCCAGATTAGATCCGAAAATGAATGGGGCGCTCACAATCCAAAGTACTGCTAGAGGGCACAATAACCTTATAAAACTTAGCACACGTGCCCATGTTGTTGAAGCGTTTTTAGTGGGGAAAAAACTTCAGAATACAACGCTAACTATTAAGACACTTATGGATAATACATCGCCGGTTCCTTCTTTAACAGGTTCTGTAAAGGGTGAAGGAACTTTTGCTAAAAAACCTTTGTATTTAGCTGCTTCTTTTAAACGTTCCAATCAGATTCGAAAACTTGAAAATATTGATATTAGAGGGGGAAACGCAAAAATAACTGGTGATCTTTCTCAAACGTTTGGAGGTTTTGTGAAAGGAGCTTTGCATATTGACGCTGATGATATTTCAATATTTTCTGCGTTATTTTTGCAGGACGGCAAGGGAAAAGTAAAAGGAGATTTTGTTTTTTATGAACAAGATGGCAAACAAAAAGCCAATGTGAAGGCGCACGTTGACCATTTGGATTTTGCAAAGAATAAAATTAAAAAGTTGGCAATAGAGACGCACATATTGGACCCTTTTGGCACAGCACAGTTTGATGGCTTTATGAATGCGGAACATGTTCAAACACCTTTGATGGTGTTCAATCGTTTAAATGTTCACGGCAATAGCAATAATGGGCAAACGAGTTTTACTGTTCAAGCGATGTTGCCTAATCATACCAGCGCACAGCTTTCTGGCCGTGTAATGGTTATAGAGCTTCCGGTGGGTATAAAACAGGAAGTGCAGATTGAAACCATGAACATGAAACAGCGCAATTTTTACGCGGCATTGCCTAAACCGGCTACGATTGTTTTTGATAAAAATGGAATGACAATAAATGAATTAGGCGTTGAGATTAATGAGGGTAGGATTGTGCTTGCGGGAAATGTTCAAGACACCCTTAATCTGCGTCTTACGATGAATGCGCTTCCTGCTGCTTTAGTCAATCTATGGAAATCTGATCTTGGTGTTTCTGGTACCTTAACAGGGCAAATTATCATTGGTGGTCGTTTCAAAGAACCTGATGTGACCTATGATATAAAAGGTGAGGGCCTCACCACTGCTGCTTTTCAAGAGAAAAAAATAATGCCCTTTGGGTTCTCTGCTACAGGGAAAACAGTAGACAAAAATCTTACTTTGAATGCAGATTTAATGGGGGAAGGGATACAAGCAAAAGCAGAAGGACGTGTATCTTTAGATAAAAACAAACTTGATTTCTATATTGATTTGCAAAATTTGTCTGCGCGTTTGGTCAATAGTCTTATTGAAGGGCAAGTGCTTGAAGGAACGATGGTAGGCAAGATTAATATTGGTGGAACAGTGAAGGATCCATCTGCGCATTTTGAGCTTTCTAGTCAAAGCCTGGCTGTTATGACACATAAAGGACTTATGTCGATAAATATGAATGCCCGTGGTTCTTACAAAAAATCGGCTCTTCATATTGAGAATTTGGTGGCAACCGGAGATAAGGGATTAGATCTCTCCATAAATGGGCCTCTTTCTCTGAATGGTTCAGAGGTTAAATTGAGTGTTAAAGGGACAATGCCTCTTGCTTTTGTTGATTTATTGTTAGCTAAGCGTGGTGCCCATATAACGGGTACAGCAAGAATTGATACTGTTCTAAAGGGTAAATTGTTTCAGCCGCAACTGATAGGGAATTTTTCTATAGTCGATGGGAGCTTTTTTGATTCACAAACAAATTTAGAACTTAACAATATAACGCTTGAAGGCAAATTAAATGGTGATCATATTCTTATAGAGAAAACTTTTGCTTCTTCATCTAATGGAGGATCAATTACTGCTTCAGGTCGTATCTTTCATGATCTACAAACAGATTTAGTTGTTCATCTTGACCACGCCAATTATAATGATGGTTCTATGATTTTTGCAACGTTGTCAGGCAAGATGACAATGAGGGGTCATTTTTTTGGTGATCTTGTTATTGGTGGTGATGTCATAGTTGAAAAAGCTGAAGTTTTTGTTTCTGATCATTTTCAAAACGCAAAATTTCTGGATATTAAAAATAAGAATTTAACCAAACCGATTCAAAAAACGCTTGAATATGCTGATGTTAAGAACACCAATCAAAACCGTAACGTTTTTCAAGAATCTTCATCGGTTGTGTTATTAAATATGCGTCTGACTGCGCACAATCAGTTTTTTGTACGTGGGCGAGGTTTAGATACGGAGTTGGGAGGGCGCATTAATCTAACGGGTCCATTGAGTGACGTACATCCAGTTGGTGAGTTTCGGATGATTCGTGGACGTTTTGATATTCTTTCACAACATCTCAATTTTGATCACGGGCAAGCGAGTTTTAGCGGTAATCTTAATCCTACTGTTTATTTTGTGACCAATCACAATAGTGGTGATATTCACGTCACTGTAACCGTAAGTGGAACGATTGATAATCTTGATGTTAGTTTTTCTTCACAACCTAGTTTGCCACAGGATGAGATTTTAGCTCGTTTGATTTTTAACCGCTCTCTTAACGAATTATCACCATTTCAGATTGCTCAGCTTGCGGCAGCAGCAGCTGATCTTGCAGGTGCTTCTAATATGTCTTTGTTGAATGCTTTACGGACTAAAATCGGTCTTGATGATCTTGATGTTATCGTTGATGAAAAGGGTAATACGGGCTTACGCATTGGACGTTACATACACAATAATGTTTATTTAGGCTTTGAAGCAGGGTCAGATGGAACGACAAAAGGAACAATTAATTTGGACATTTCTCGTCATCTCAAAGCTAAAGGCGCTATAGGGAATGAAAAGAATTCTAGTGTTGGCATATTTTATGAAAGAGAATATTAA
- a CDS encoding ABC transporter ATP-binding protein, translated as MTKKRISSFDKHLIIRLLRENFYKHARWYSAAIFSMIIISCTTAASAWIMRDVVNYLIDAQNFAMIVLISSIIAFIFILKGIATFAQTYFLSKAGNNIVAEQQRKIYARLMEQGVSFYKNNTSSDLLVRVTHNATAARNIIDTIITTFVRDLLSVSGLLLVMFIQNFALISITLIVGPLAFLGVRMALKRVRSLVEKELLSLGEIIKIMQESSIGIRVIKAFSLEELMKKRMNKAICDVEKQANNIATLEAITNPIMETLAGIAIAGIICFSGYLANQRAGVQGEFMSFIVALLLAYEPAKRLANVRVKIESGLVNIRTMFEILDHPLTIIEHEKAKDLDKTQGPIRFEHVSFAYTDGQIVLRDINLEIEPGKMTALVGPSGSGKSTLINLIMRLYDPTQGRILINDQDIHYITFRSLRKLIAYVGQDTFLFQGTVKYNIGLGNERASDNDIIKAAKTANAHDFIMNLPNGYDTQIGNNGDNLSGGQKQRIAIARAMLHDSEILILDEATSALDSHTEAQINEALYHLTKGRTTIIIAHRLSTIKRAHKIVVIQNGQLIEQGTQKELLAKEHGFYKKLHHIQFEKQMS; from the coding sequence ATGACCAAAAAACGAATCTCCTCTTTTGATAAACATCTTATCATCCGTCTTTTACGAGAAAATTTTTATAAACATGCGCGTTGGTACAGTGCAGCTATTTTTTCAATGATCATTATTTCTTGCACAACTGCAGCTAGTGCATGGATTATGCGTGACGTTGTTAATTATCTTATTGACGCACAAAATTTTGCTATGATTGTTTTGATTTCTAGTATCATTGCTTTCATTTTTATCCTCAAAGGGATTGCAACTTTTGCTCAAACTTATTTTCTAAGCAAAGCAGGTAACAATATTGTTGCTGAACAACAACGCAAAATCTATGCACGCCTTATGGAACAGGGAGTCTCCTTTTATAAGAATAATACCTCATCCGATCTTCTTGTCCGCGTAACCCACAACGCTACAGCAGCACGTAATATCATTGATACTATTATCACAACTTTTGTACGTGATTTGCTCTCTGTCAGTGGCCTATTGCTTGTTATGTTCATTCAAAATTTTGCGTTAATTTCCATTACCTTAATAGTAGGCCCGCTCGCTTTTTTAGGGGTTCGAATGGCTTTAAAACGTGTTCGCAGTCTTGTGGAAAAAGAACTCCTTTCCCTCGGTGAAATTATCAAAATTATGCAAGAAAGTTCGATTGGTATTCGAGTCATCAAGGCTTTTTCACTGGAAGAATTAATGAAAAAACGTATGAACAAAGCTATTTGCGATGTTGAAAAACAAGCAAACAATATTGCAACGCTTGAAGCCATTACAAATCCAATTATGGAAACACTCGCTGGCATTGCCATTGCAGGTATTATCTGTTTTTCCGGCTACCTTGCAAACCAACGTGCAGGCGTCCAAGGTGAATTCATGTCCTTTATCGTTGCGTTACTTCTCGCTTATGAGCCTGCAAAAAGGCTAGCAAATGTACGTGTTAAAATTGAATCTGGTTTGGTTAATATCCGTACGATGTTTGAAATACTCGACCACCCTCTTACGATTATAGAACATGAAAAAGCTAAAGATCTGGATAAAACGCAAGGGCCTATTCGTTTTGAACATGTTTCTTTTGCATATACAGATGGACAAATAGTGTTGAGGGATATCAACTTAGAAATAGAACCCGGAAAAATGACAGCATTGGTGGGACCTTCTGGTTCGGGGAAATCAACTCTTATCAATCTTATTATGCGTCTCTATGACCCGACACAGGGACGTATATTAATTAATGATCAAGACATCCACTACATCACATTTCGCTCCCTTAGAAAACTGATAGCCTACGTAGGACAGGATACTTTTCTCTTTCAAGGAACTGTGAAATATAACATCGGACTTGGTAACGAACGCGCCAGTGACAATGACATTATCAAAGCAGCAAAAACAGCCAATGCTCACGACTTTATTATGAATCTTCCAAATGGCTATGATACGCAAATAGGTAATAATGGTGATAATCTTTCAGGTGGACAAAAACAACGCATCGCTATTGCCAGAGCAATGCTTCATGATAGTGAAATCCTGATTCTTGATGAAGCAACAAGTGCTTTAGATTCACACACTGAAGCACAAATTAATGAAGCCCTTTACCACCTCACAAAAGGACGTACAACTATTATCATTGCTCATCGCCTTTCAACGATTAAGCGCGCTCATAAAATTGTTGTCATACAAAACGGGCAACTGATTGAACAAGGTACCCAAAAAGAATTGCTAGCAAAGGAACATGGTTTTTACAAAAAACTTCATCATATCCAATTCGAAAAGCAAATGTCTTAA
- the infC gene encoding translation initiation factor IF-3 gives MTPTQKDGPRSNQDIRVPCVQLINDEGQHQGVVATQEALAMAAEVGLDLVEIVPNTEPPVCKIIDLGKLKYQTQKKAAEIRKKQKVIEIKEIKMRPNVDVHDYEVKLKAIHRFIGNGDKVKITLRFRGREMAHQDLGLKLLQRVKEDTSEIAKIEAEPKLEGRQMMMVIAPK, from the coding sequence ATGACACCTACCCAGAAAGATGGGCCACGTTCGAATCAAGATATTCGGGTCCCTTGTGTTCAGCTTATTAATGATGAGGGGCAACATCAGGGAGTCGTTGCAACACAAGAAGCGCTTGCTATGGCTGCAGAGGTAGGACTCGATTTGGTTGAGATTGTACCAAATACCGAACCGCCTGTGTGTAAAATCATTGATTTGGGCAAATTGAAATATCAGACCCAAAAAAAAGCGGCTGAAATACGTAAAAAGCAAAAAGTCATTGAAATCAAAGAGATTAAGATGCGCCCCAATGTTGATGTCCATGATTATGAAGTCAAGCTCAAGGCTATTCATCGTTTTATTGGTAATGGGGATAAAGTAAAAATTACTTTGCGTTTTCGTGGTCGTGAAATGGCACACCAAGATCTTGGATTAAAGCTTCTTCAGCGGGTTAAAGAGGATACAAGTGAAATTGCCAAAATCGAAGCTGAACCAAAACTTGAAGGCCGTCAAATGATGATGGTGATAGCACCTAAATAA
- a CDS encoding alpha/beta hydrolase yields MDQNIHCQFFSFEGTNLAVRHRKGSCSPGLVWLSGYQSYMLGKKAVMVDFFAQKNDLSCLRFDYSGHGESEGDFFQGTISRWVKESLAVFETYCEGPQILIGSSMGGWIALKLAVMLAQKNKRLAGMVLIAPAPDFTQTLVEPKLGPEEWKTLEKKGYIEKPAMSDEEPMLFTKALIEDGRDNCVMKGCIDVGCPIHILQGMADEEITYQHTLTLLDHLPLHDVTLTLVRDADHRFSRLQDLECLYMVLKSLIGRINAGGGGQVH; encoded by the coding sequence ATGGACCAAAATATTCATTGCCAATTTTTTTCGTTTGAAGGCACTAATCTCGCAGTACGTCATCGCAAAGGCAGTTGCTCCCCTGGTTTAGTTTGGCTTTCTGGCTATCAATCCTATATGCTGGGCAAAAAGGCGGTGATGGTTGATTTTTTTGCTCAAAAGAATGATTTGTCCTGTTTACGTTTTGATTACTCTGGCCATGGAGAGTCTGAGGGTGATTTTTTTCAAGGGACGATTTCGCGTTGGGTTAAGGAAAGTTTAGCGGTTTTTGAAACCTATTGTGAAGGGCCACAAATTTTGATTGGTTCTTCTATGGGGGGGTGGATTGCTCTAAAGCTTGCTGTGATGCTAGCACAGAAAAACAAGAGGCTTGCTGGCATGGTGCTGATTGCACCGGCTCCTGATTTTACACAAACATTGGTAGAACCAAAGTTAGGCCCGGAGGAATGGAAAACTTTGGAAAAAAAAGGATATATTGAAAAGCCTGCCATGAGTGACGAGGAGCCGATGCTCTTTACAAAGGCATTGATTGAAGATGGACGGGACAATTGCGTCATGAAAGGATGTATCGATGTTGGGTGCCCGATTCATATTCTACAAGGGATGGCAGATGAAGAAATAACCTATCAGCATACATTGACTTTACTTGATCATTTGCCTTTACATGATGTAACCTTAACACTGGTTCGTGATGCAGATCATCGGTTTTCACGTTTGCAAGATTTGGAATGCCTCTACATGGTTTTGAAGTCATTGATTGGTCGGATTAATGCAGGAGGGGGTGGGCAAGTTCATTGA
- a CDS encoding M48 family metallopeptidase, whose product MTGYEQHLIFSDRVVPLRVQERRRARRFTLRIDADGQGICLTTPPAISLCSIQGFIERHRSWIETHLARVQVYHKNSYLKEGITVPLLGVAHTIRHKEGRGVTEIVAGDGRKEPKIIVYGQLEYLPRRIADVLKKQAALIITPLVVHYACKVERKVRSICYKDTKSRWGSCSIDGRLSFSWRLVMAPKEIVEYVVAHEIAHLIEMNHGPKFWALCKKLCPDSNTYRAWLKENGQMLHTINFQSYRLEN is encoded by the coding sequence ATGACTGGTTATGAACAGCACTTAATTTTTTCTGATCGCGTTGTGCCTCTACGTGTGCAAGAACGTAGGCGCGCACGCCGTTTCACATTGCGTATTGATGCAGATGGCCAGGGAATTTGTTTAACAACACCGCCGGCGATAAGTCTCTGTTCGATTCAAGGTTTCATTGAAAGGCACCGATCTTGGATTGAGACGCACCTTGCTCGCGTTCAAGTTTATCACAAAAATTCTTATCTTAAAGAAGGGATAACAGTTCCTTTATTGGGTGTTGCACATACTATAAGACATAAAGAAGGACGCGGGGTGACAGAAATCGTTGCAGGTGATGGGAGAAAAGAGCCTAAAATTATTGTTTATGGTCAATTAGAATATTTACCAAGACGCATTGCTGATGTTTTGAAAAAACAGGCTGCACTTATTATAACGCCGTTGGTAGTACATTATGCCTGTAAAGTAGAACGTAAAGTGAGGTCAATTTGCTATAAAGATACTAAAAGTCGTTGGGGATCTTGTTCAATAGATGGGCGTCTCTCTTTTTCTTGGCGCCTTGTTATGGCGCCAAAAGAAATTGTTGAGTATGTTGTTGCGCATGAAATAGCCCATCTTATCGAAATGAATCACGGACCAAAATTTTGGGCTCTTTGTAAAAAACTTTGTCCTGACAGTAACACATATCGTGCTTGGTTGAAGGAAAATGGTCAGATGCTTCATACGATCAATTTTCAGTCATATAGGTTGGAGAATTAA